TTCTCATTCTCGGTTTCCTTTGTGCTTATCGCGAAGGGCGTTGTTCGCCCATTGCTATATAAACTAATCTAACTTTCGCATTCTGTCAACCACCTTTCTGCAGCTTCTTTTGAAAAGTTTCATCGCTCCCATCGATGTCATCCCGAGCCTCTCCCCTATGCTCTCGTACGTCGCCGCCTTGTTCCCCGAGAGCCCGAACCTCATCTCCACGGCAATCCTCTCGCGCTCCGTCAATCCCGCCAACGCGCCCTCCACTCTCTCCCTGTTCACCCTCTCCCGGACATCCTCCGGCAGCAGATGAAGTATATTCACAATCCCGTCGTTATACGCAGTCACTTCCCGGCTCTCTCCATATTCATGTGCATTATCCTCCCCCTGTTAGGGGGAGGACCAAGGTGGGGGTCACCTAATTTCTGTCATTCCCAACGATTTCGAGCAAGCGAGGAATCGGACGCCGGTGATTCACGTACAAACGTTCATACAGTACCGCTCGCAACTTACCTTCTTAGTATCAATGCTTGTACCTGCCGCGGCGAAGCTTTCTTGTCCGACGTAGCTTTAGCGAAGTCGGAAG
The sequence above is a segment of the Thermodesulfobacteriota bacterium genome. Coding sequences within it:
- a CDS encoding sigma factor-like helix-turn-helix DNA-binding protein translates to MTAYNDGIVNILHLLPEDVRERVNRERVEGALAGLTERERIAVEMRFGLSGNKAATYESIGERLGMTSMGAMKLFKRSCRKVVDRMRKLD